The genomic interval CACCGCCCAGCGCCTGCTGCGCCTGGCCGCCATCACCGTGGCCCCGGTCGACGGCGCCGCCCCCGACGCCCGCGCCTGCCTCGACGCCTACGCCGCCGACATCGACGCCCGCTTCCCGGAGGGCTTCGACAGGTCCGACCTGGTGCGCCCCGAGGAGGTCTCCGGGGAGGCGGGCGCGTTTTTCGTGGCGTACGAGGAGGGCCGTCCCGTGGGCTGCGGCGCGCTGCGCCGGCTGGAGCCGCGGGTCGGCGAGCTCCGCCATGTGTGGGTGCACCCGGACGCCCGCCGCCTGGGCCTGGCTCGACGTCTCCTCACCGCCCTGGAGCGGGAGGCCGCCGCCCGCGGCTTCACGGTCCTGCGGCTCGACACCCACGCGTCCCTCACCGAGGCGCAGGCGATGTACCGGTCGGGCGGTTACACGGAGATCCCGCCCTACGCCGATCACGTCTACGGCGACCACTGGTTCGAGAAGCGGCTGTCCGGCCCGGCGAGCTGACCGCCCGACCACTGGGTGAGCAGTTCCCGCACCGTCCGCCGCAGCCACGCGTGCGCCGGGTCGGCGTCGTGCCGCGGATGCCAGGCCAGCCCCAGCCGCAGCGGCGGCAGTCGCAGCGGCACGTCGAAGGTGACCAGATCCAGCGCGGCGGCCAGCGGCAGCGCCCAGGAACTGATCAGACCGACCAGGTCGGTGTCCCGGATCACGAACAGGGAGGAGGGGAAGGTCCCGACCGCCCCCACCACTTGGCGCTCCAGGCCCAGTTCGGCGAGCGCCTCGTCAACCGGCCCGCGCAGCCTGCCCCGCCGGGACACGCTCAGGTGACCGGCCGCCGTCGCGAACCGCTCGGCCGTCAACTCGCCTTCCAGCAAGGGGTGCCCGGCCCGTACGACCCCCACCATGCGGTCCTCTAGGAGGGTCTCCACGTGCACCTCGGGGGCCGCGACGCCGACGGCGCCGATCTCCAGGTCGGCGGTGCCCTCGCGCAGGAACGGGGCGTCCACATGACTCTCGGCCAGGAACCGCAGGCGCACCCCCGGCGCCTCCGCGGCGGTCCGCACGAAGAGCGCCGCACCGCAGGCCGCCGCGATGGTGTCGGACCCGAGGACCGTGAACGTGCGCTCCACCGTGCGCAGATCGACGTCCCGCCCCTGGGTGAACAGCGCCCGCGCCCGCTCCACCACCGCGCTCACCTCGGCCCGTACGGCCAGCGCGTGCGGGGTCGGCACCATCTGCCGCCCGGCGCGCACCAGCACGGGATCACCGAGCGCCTTGCGGATCCGGCCCAGGGTGCGGGACATCGCGGGCTCGGAGAGATGGAGCCGCCGGGCCGCGCCGCCCACGCTCTGCTCCTCGAGCAGCACGTCCAGGGCGACCAGCAGATTCAGATCCAGTTGCGTCACACGCATCGACCCCTTGCATAACTTGCACTGGAGTGCAGGACCCCCCGAGCCTACGGTGACAGGGCATCCACACCGACGCCCCGCTCCCCGGAGGAGCCATGCCCCCGCACGCCCTGAAACGCTCCACCCTCCTCGCCCTGTGCGCCTGCGTCCTCGTCGCCCAGAGCATGGTCGCCGCCATCAACCTGCTGATCCCGCAGCTGAGTTCGTCCTCGCTGCACCCCTCGTCCACCGAGATCCTGTGGACCGTCGACACGTACGTCATCGTCTTCGCCTCCCTCCTCGTCCCGGCCGGCGCCCTCGGCGACCGCCACGGCCAGAAGGGCGCCCTGCTCGCGGGCCTCGGCCTCTTCGCCGCGGGTGCCGCCACCAGCGCCCTCGCGCAGGGCCCGGCGCTTCTGATCGCGGGCCGGGGCGTCTCCGGGGCCGGGGCCGCGCTGATCACCCCGGCCACCATGTCGATTCTGCTGCGCCTCGCGGGTCCCGGGGGACGGGCCCGGGCGATGGCCTCCTGGACCCTGGCGATCGGTCTCGGCGGCATGCTGGGCAACCTGGGCGGCGGCCTCGTGGGCCAGTTCCTCACCTGGCGGGCCCTGTTCGCGCTCATGGTCCCGCTCGCCGCGCTCCTCGCCGTCACCGTCGCCCTCACCACCCCGCGCACGGAACGCGCCCCGCAGCACCGCCTCGACCCGCTCGGCACCCTGCTGCTCACGGCGGGCCTGGTGGCCGTCCTCTTCGGCATCATCGAGGGCCCGGTGCACGGCTGGACCTCACCGCGCATCCTGACCGCCTTCGCGGCCGGCGCGGCCCTCGTGACCGCCTTCACCGCCCACTCCCTGCGCTCCCGCACCCCGCTGTTCGACCCGCGCGTCTTCGCCTCGCCCCGGCTGCGCTCGACCACTCTCGGCCTGGCGACCGGCTTCTTCGGCCTGTTCTCCCTCTTCTATGTCAACTCCCAGTACCTGCAAGGCGTGAAGGGCTACGGCCCCGCCGTCACCGGGATGGCGATCCTGCCGCTCATCGTGGGCATGGCGGCACTGCCGAGGCTGGCCGCACGCTGGGCCGGGCGCCCCCTGCCCGTCATCGCGACCGGTCTCGCCCTCATCGGCCTCGGCCTGCTGGGCGTGTCCACCGTGGACGCCGGGACGCCCTACCCGCTGTACGCCTGCTGGCTGCTGGTCGTCTCGGCCGGTACCGGACTGTCCATGCCCGCGCTCACTCTGGGTGTCGCCACCGCGCTCCCGCCGCACCGGGCGGGCCTCGCCTCGGGTCTCGGCACCTCGGCCCGCGAAATCGGAGCGGCCCTCGGGGTCGCCGTCACCGGCACGGTGCTGGCCTCCCACCCCGACCTCTCGCACGGCATGGGCCCGGCGCTGCGCACGGTTGCCGTGCTGGTGCTGGTGTGCACGGCGGTCGTGGTCCTCGGGCACCGCGACCGATCCGGAAAATCGCGTACTATCGCGTTCAATCGGGAACGAGTACTATCGCGTTCGGCCCGTCACTGAAGGGGCGGTCCAACCACCCCAGTCTGCTTCCCAGTTGACCCGAGGAGCCGCCGTGCCCTCTTTTCTGAACCCGGTCTTCGGCCTGCTGATGCTCCGCGCGGGCGTCGAGGGCGACACCGCCACCGGTCCCGAGGTCCGACGACCCGGGGAGCAGAGCGCCGCCCCTCGGCCGTACGTGCGCAGGCGGGCCAGGAGGCACCCGGTGCGGTCGGGCTGTGTCTCCTGGGCGACGCGGGACCGGGATCGGGAGCGGCGTCGGCGCGCGGCGTCGCGGTGGGTCGGCAGGTGCGGGTCGGCGGACCCGAGGGGGCGTTCACGCGCTGCCCGGCACCGCCCGCCGTGCCCTCTCCGGTGAAGGCCACCGGCTCAGCGGCACTCCGTGTCCGCCGGACAGAAGGAGGCCAGCGCCCTGGTGAGCGGCTCGCGCACCAGGGCGGGTGTGAGGGAGGCGGGTCCGGTCGCGCGGATCGCGTAGAGCGTGCCGTCGGCGGCCTGGAAGCGGTGGTCGACGACCTGGCGGGCGCCGAGGCCCGAGTCGTCGTAGCGGTAGGCGAGTTCGGCCCAGGTGGTGCCCATGGCGCGGTCGAGGACCTGGTAACCGGGCTGGCGGGCGAAGCCGTAGCCGGGGTCCTTCTCGGCCAGGTCGAGGGACTGGGCCGGGGTGTCCTCCGCGATCCGGAAGACCTGGAGCCGGCGGCCGTCGGCGGGAGCGTCGTAGACGACGACAGGAGCGAACCGGCCCTGCTTCTCGGTGCGGGTCCAGCCCCGGGGGACGTCGACGGAGTAGCCGACGGGGTCCTGGACCCTGCGGTATCGCGAGGCGGGGGAAGCGGAGGGCGACGGGGACGAGGGCGCCGTGACGCCCGGCACCGGACCGGCGCCCGTGCGGGTACCGGATCCGAGGGAGGTGTCCCGGAGCAGCCACCAGACACCGACGCCGACCGAGACCCCGACCAGGACGGCCACCGCGAGGGCGGCCAGCACCCGCAGGACCCGATGGGGCGCGTGCGCGGGACCCGGGGCAGCCGGCGTCACCGGGGTCCAGGGCGGGACGGGCGAAGCCTGAGTGCGGGCCGTCGCCCAGGGCGGCGCGAACGAGGTCTGCGTCTCCGCGGCGGCCCAGGGCGGAGCGGCCCCGGTCTCCCCCGAGCTCCAGGCCGACCGGCCGCTCTCCTCGCTCGGCCCGTGTCCCGCTCCGGAACCGGAGCTGTGGCCGTTCCAGCCGTTCATCGCGAACCCCCCGAATCACCCCACCGGGCAAGGCTTCGACCGTAGGGCGAAAAACGGCCACGGGCCCCGTTCCGGAGGGAACCGGAACAGGGCCCGTGCAGGCTCGTGACAGAGCTGTGGAGAAAACTCAGATGAGGCCGAGCGCGCGGACCGCCTCGCGCTCCTCCTCCAGCTCCTTCACGGAGGCGTCGATACGGGCGCGGGAGAACTCGTTGATCTCCAGGCCCTGGACGATCTCGTACACGCCGTCCTTGGTGGTGACGGGGAAGGAGGAGATCAGGCCCTCCGGGACGCCGTAGGAGCCGTCCGACGGGATGCCCATGGAGGCCCAGTCACCGTCCGCGGTGCCGTTGACCCACGTGTACACGTGGTCGATGGCGGCGTTGGCGGCCGAGGCGGCGGAGGACGCGCCACGGGCCTCGATGATCGCGGCGCCGCGCTTGGCGACGGTCGGGATGAAGTCCTCGGCCAGCCACTTCTCGTCGTTCACGGTCTCGGCGGCGTTCTTGCCGGCGACCGTGGCGTGGAAGATGTCCGGGTACTGGGTGGCGGAGTGGTTGCCCCAGATGGTCAGCCGCTTGATGTCGGCGACCGAGGTGCCCGTCTTCTTCGCCAGCTGGGTCAGCGCGCGGTTGTGGTCGAGGCGGGTCATCGCGGTGAAGCGCTCGGCCGGTACGTCCGGGGCGGCGGCCTGGGCGATCAGCGCGTTGGTGTTCGCCGGGTTGCCGACGACCAGGATCTTGACGTCGTCCGCGGCGTGGTCGTTGATGGCCTTGCCCTGCGGCTTGAAGATGCCGCCGTTGGCCTCCAGGAGGTCACCGCGCTCCATGCCCTTGGTGCGGGGACGGGCGCCGACGAGCAGACCGACGTTGGTGCCGTCGAAGGCGACGTTCGGGTCGTCGGTGATGTCGATGCCCTGGAGCAGCGGGAAGGCGCAGTCGTCGAGCTCCATGGCGGTGCCCTCGGCGGCCTTGAGCGCCGGGGTGATCTCCAGGAGGCGAAGCTTGACCGGCACGTCCGCGCCGAGCAGCTGGCCGGAGGCGATGCGGAAGAGCAGGGCGTAACCGATCTGGCCGGCCGCGCCGGTGACGGTGACGTTCACGGGAGTGCGGGTCATGGCGTTCTCCGTATGACAGCTGGCGGTGGGGCGTCCCTGCCCCGGACGTTTGATCGATCTCTCGGCATCAAGAGATCTCCAGCGGTCAGGCTATCGCGCATCCGGGATCCCGGACGTCCGGCCCCGTGTGGCCCAGCCCACACACCGCTGACCCGACAGAAAAGGCGGCCGCCCGTCCGGGAGAGGGGGGACGGTGGCGGCCGCCGTATGGGGGTACCGTTTCCGGACTCCCGTGGGGGTACGGGTTCGCGTGCCCCGGTTTCACGGGCTCATGCACATCCCGCGGGGATTCACCCTCCCGGGGCGCGGGCGGCCCTCGTTCAGCCCGTGCACCCCCGCTGCCCGGAAGCCAGCGTCACGCACGCCTTCGCCTCGCCCGCGTCCTTCACGGCGACCATCGGCGTGTAGGCGATCGTGTCCCCGGCCTCCGTGATGCTCCCGCTCCGCTCGACCGCCTTGCCGGCGCTCACCTCGACCTTGTCCCCCTGCCCCGCCTGGGTGACCCGCCCCCAGGCCGCCCCGCAGGTCTCGCTGTAGCGCACCTCCACCACGGTCGCCCCCACCGTCGCGGTCCTGGCGGTCGTCACCAGGTTCCCGCTGCACCCCATGGCCTCGGCGTCCTTCCCGGTGCACCCCTGGCCGCTGCACTTCACCCCGGCGGGCAGCGAGACGGTCGTACTCGCGGACGGCGACGGCGACTTCTCGGCCTGGTTCTTCTTGTCCCCGCCCGGGTCGGTCAGGAAGAACACGGCGGCGACCACGACCAGCACCCCGACGACTCCCGCGAGGAACATCGTCAGCCGCCGCTTCCCCGTGCCGGAACCGCCGGAACCGCCGGAACCGCCGGAGCTGCCGGGGCCTCCGGAGCCGCCGGAGGCCCCGTCCCCGGGACGGGCGTCCTGCGGCTCGTCGTACGGCCCGGGCGCCCCCGGTGTCCATCCCGGACCGCCGGTGGAGACGGGCGCCGCCGCGGCCGTACGTCCCGCGGCGGGCTGCGCCGGCCCCTGGTAGCCGGCCACACCCCAGGAGTTCCCGCCCGAGGAGCCTCCGCGCGCCTCCAGGCTGTCGGCTTCCGGAGCAGTCGGCTGGGGCGGCACCGTAGGTGCGACTCCGGCCGGTCCCGCCACACCCGGCGTCGCCGTCGCGCTGCCGCCCCTGCGGGCCGCCTTGCCGCCCTTCGCCTTCGCGGGCGGGGCGCCGAACTCGCCGAGCGCGGCTCGCGCCTGGGAGATCCGG from Streptomyces sp. CC0208 carries:
- a CDS encoding bifunctional helix-turn-helix transcriptional regulator/GNAT family N-acetyltransferase encodes the protein MDPVSAQHVAEFRRFNRYFTRRIGALDDHYLGQDRPLGEARLLFEIGEGVSLRELRTRLGLDAGYLSRMAKTLQAQGLVRISVHPDDSRLRMVELTRAGRTELKEQNRRADALAAGLLDGLTTAQRDRLTEAMSTAQRLLRLAAITVAPVDGAAPDARACLDAYAADIDARFPEGFDRSDLVRPEEVSGEAGAFFVAYEEGRPVGCGALRRLEPRVGELRHVWVHPDARRLGLARRLLTALEREAAARGFTVLRLDTHASLTEAQAMYRSGGYTEIPPYADHVYGDHWFEKRLSGPAS
- a CDS encoding LysR family transcriptional regulator, translated to MRVTQLDLNLLVALDVLLEEQSVGGAARRLHLSEPAMSRTLGRIRKALGDPVLVRAGRQMVPTPHALAVRAEVSAVVERARALFTQGRDVDLRTVERTFTVLGSDTIAAACGAALFVRTAAEAPGVRLRFLAESHVDAPFLREGTADLEIGAVGVAAPEVHVETLLEDRMVGVVRAGHPLLEGELTAERFATAAGHLSVSRRGRLRGPVDEALAELGLERQVVGAVGTFPSSLFVIRDTDLVGLISSWALPLAAALDLVTFDVPLRLPPLRLGLAWHPRHDADPAHAWLRRTVRELLTQWSGGQLAGPDSRFSNQWSP
- a CDS encoding XRE family transcriptional regulator, which translates into the protein MPDELDPQVREFASQLRRLVDRSGLSIAAVADRTGYSKTSWDRYLNGRLLAPKGAIVALAEVTGTNPVHLTTMWELAERAWSRSEMRHDMTMEAIRISQARAALGEFGAPPAKAKGGKAARRGGSATATPGVAGPAGVAPTVPPQPTAPEADSLEARGGSSGGNSWGVAGYQGPAQPAAGRTAAAAPVSTGGPGWTPGAPGPYDEPQDARPGDGASGGSGGPGSSGGSGGSGGSGTGKRRLTMFLAGVVGVLVVVAAVFFLTDPGGDKKNQAEKSPSPSASTTVSLPAGVKCSGQGCTGKDAEAMGCSGNLVTTARTATVGATVVEVRYSETCGAAWGRVTQAGQGDKVEVSAGKAVERSGSITEAGDTIAYTPMVAVKDAGEAKACVTLASGQRGCTG
- a CDS encoding MFS transporter; this encodes MPPHALKRSTLLALCACVLVAQSMVAAINLLIPQLSSSSLHPSSTEILWTVDTYVIVFASLLVPAGALGDRHGQKGALLAGLGLFAAGAATSALAQGPALLIAGRGVSGAGAALITPATMSILLRLAGPGGRARAMASWTLAIGLGGMLGNLGGGLVGQFLTWRALFALMVPLAALLAVTVALTTPRTERAPQHRLDPLGTLLLTAGLVAVLFGIIEGPVHGWTSPRILTAFAAGAALVTAFTAHSLRSRTPLFDPRVFASPRLRSTTLGLATGFFGLFSLFYVNSQYLQGVKGYGPAVTGMAILPLIVGMAALPRLAARWAGRPLPVIATGLALIGLGLLGVSTVDAGTPYPLYACWLLVVSAGTGLSMPALTLGVATALPPHRAGLASGLGTSAREIGAALGVAVTGTVLASHPDLSHGMGPALRTVAVLVLVCTAVVVLGHRDRSGKSRTIAFNRERVLSRSARH
- a CDS encoding malate dehydrogenase, whose translation is MTRTPVNVTVTGAAGQIGYALLFRIASGQLLGADVPVKLRLLEITPALKAAEGTAMELDDCAFPLLQGIDITDDPNVAFDGTNVGLLVGARPRTKGMERGDLLEANGGIFKPQGKAINDHAADDVKILVVGNPANTNALIAQAAAPDVPAERFTAMTRLDHNRALTQLAKKTGTSVADIKRLTIWGNHSATQYPDIFHATVAGKNAAETVNDEKWLAEDFIPTVAKRGAAIIEARGASSAASAANAAIDHVYTWVNGTADGDWASMGIPSDGSYGVPEGLISSFPVTTKDGVYEIVQGLEINEFSRARIDASVKELEEEREAVRALGLI